The following proteins are co-located in the Octopus sinensis linkage group LG24, ASM634580v1, whole genome shotgun sequence genome:
- the LOC115223786 gene encoding bromodomain-containing protein DDB_G0280777-like, protein MAAKNKNKAENPNKLNNNNNNNNNNNNNNNNNNSNKNLKNNNNNNNNNNDNNNNNDNNDNNNNNDNNNNNDNNNNNNNSNNNNDNDNNNNNHNNNDDDDDDDDDYNNNNNNNNDDNNNNNNNDNNNINNNNNNNNNNKNDNNNNNDNNNNNDNNNNNNNNNSNNNDNNNNNNNNNKNDNDNNNDNNNNDDNN, encoded by the exons ATGGCggctaaaaataagaataaagcagaAAATCCAAACAAATTG aataataataataataataataataataacaacaacaataacaataataataatagtaataaaaatttaaaaaataataataataataataataataataatgataataataataataatgataataatgataataataataataatgataataataataataatgataataataataataataataatagtaataataataacgataatgataataataataataatcataataataatgatgatgatgatgatgatgacgatgattataataataataataataataataatgatgataataataataataataataatgataataataatattaataataataataataataataataataataaaaatgataataataataataatgataataataataataatgataataataataataataataataataatagtaataataatgataataataataataataataataataataaaaatgataatgataataataatgataataataataatgatgataataat